tgacttcctttttgagatttttttttttgtgggtctactccgGATGGTTGTTTAGTCCGAAAGGCCTCTGGGGCAGAATTTTTCCACTACACAGGcgtacctcggttttcgaccataattcgGATCCAgaacacttcctcgtgtaaggaagccgagtgGTGTCTTCCGGTTTGCTCATTTAGGTCGAAAACCAATTTTTGGTGGTCATCCGAGGCGTGAAAATCGAGAATTTTCTGgtggaaaaccgatttggtcaagaacGGAGATGTTCGAAAACCAACGTTTGActctacatatatttttttctttcatttaaaacattttttaattaaccccccccccccccaccaaaccaTTGATTGCCATTTCTcaaccgtgtgtgtgcgtgcagggAGGAAGTGCGCGAGAACTGCGTGCGATGGGGCAAGAGGTTCTCCTTCGTGTCCAAGATGAGCGCAAACCCGCacacgggcgtgctggacccGTCCGTCTGCCGGGTGTCTGTCAGGAAGGTAAATGAAGGACACAAAATTCCCTTCGCGCTGCAGCAGTTTTCCGCCATTTTCCCTATTTAGGCCCCTCCCATGTGATAGTCCGCCTTTTGGAGGCAGCATCAGCTCATGGGGCCACGCGGCATTGCGCAATCTTCTTTTTGGACGGGTTCCGTGCAAAACCGACCGTTAGCATGAATGCCAGATCGTCCGTTACGATCGGTTGGCTCTGAGAATCGGCCTCTCCGTGTCCCTGTCCCTGCGAAGACCAATCCTAGCAGCGGTGACGGGGGGCTGTCCGCAAATTGGGAAACGGGGATGGTTCGCTGAATGCGTCCTTCTTCctgttatttttcctgcaggagcTGAAAGGCGGCAAAGCTTACACGAAGGTAAGagactcgccgccgccggatgGCGGAAAAAAACGCATTTTTTCCGACACCTCCGACACTCGGAGTGCCGCCGTGTGTCCTTTCCTGCAAATGTTTAGCTAAATTTAGCCCACTTCCCTCCCTCGGAGCGAGGCCCCCTCGCGCGCACCTCGAAGAAAAACAGAAGCCGCCGGGAAAAAAACCAGGCAACAGAGACGCAAACAACATCACAGAGAATAAAGAATGGCGACCTCTTGCTCGGGGGTCCTGCCCGGGGGtcaacaaaacaatgtgacTGCTGATTTTAGGGAGTGCGGATTTCGGATCACTTCTTGCGTGAATTTAGAGTTTAGTAAAAATCgtgtcgggcggcccggtagtccagtggttagcacgtgggcttcacagtgcagaggtaccgggtttgattccagctccggcctccctgtgtggagtttgcatgttctccccgggcctgcgtgggttttctccgggtgctccggtttcctcccacattccaaaaacatgcctggccgGGTgactgaacgctctaaattgttcctaggtgtgagtgtgagcgcggatggttgttcgtctctatgtgccctgtgattggctggcaaccgattcagggtgtcccccgcctactgcccggagacggctgggataggctcagcaccccccgcgaccctagtgaggatcaagcggttcggaagatgaatgaatgaataaaaatcgtGTCGACGCCAATTAGGATCACAAAATTTTGAGTGTGAATCTGCCTTCCgcaattagtattattatttttaagcgCGTAAATTTgtaatttctttaaaaaaaagctttcagtgCAAACTTAGATTGCAAGATACTCTTCCGTATGAATTTGCatcgcacaaaaaaaagtcagcccaATGTACACCGAAATAAACATATTGTGCATTTTACGATACGCAAAATTGCAAGCGACGATTCGCATCACAAAATATCGCGTGTGAAGAAAAAGCTCGGCAATGCAGAATGACTTCGCCGAAACcttgtgaacacaaaacatggcagtcttaataaaaacaaaaaaaaaactacaaatctCCAATTTAGATCCCAGTCTGAGTGTGATTTTAGATCGCAAAAATCGGACAACAAAAACTGTGCCCGGACCAATTTTGAACAAAATCAAATCAGCAAAACCTTGTGCAGActagattaccggtacattaaaaaataaagataagatctcctttattcgtcccacactggggaaatttacaacaaaacccaacaaagtAGCAAAACCTCATCAcaaatgagcccccccccccaaaaaaatgcacgcGTTTCAATTTCGATGAGAAGAAAAAACTTTAAAGTAGAAGGCGGCCAGAAAAGGCGTCAGCTGGTGAGATTTGGACGGCGCTCGTCAGTCCTGGCTTCCATGGATCCCGTTGAGGACCCCCCGCGGCGTGCGCTAAATCCTCTTGTGACGCGACTCCCTCCCCCAGCTGGGCTTCGCGGACTTGAACATGGCGGAGTTTGCCGGCTCGGGTTCCACCGCGCGCTGCTGCCTGCTGGAGGGCTACGACACCAAGAACACGCGGCAGGACAATTCCATTCTCAAGGTTGGCGTCGTCCCGCGTCCGTCGGAGCTCTTTGGTTCTGCGGCGAAAACCActttttgtggcttttgtgtttttgaaaggTGATCATCGGGATGACGCTCCTGTCTGGAGACCCCTGTTTTAAAACGTGAGTAGGAGTTCgtcgtcccccccaccccccattgaaAGTTTGAAAAAGCGGGAAAGTGTGCAACGGATATCACGTGGGCCCATCttgaccaatcagatttcaCGTCCCTCGTTACATTTGAACTTTCATATTGTCATATTTGGACTtctaggaggaaaaaaacaacaatttttatGGAATATTAATTTCTCAAAATGCAGCACTTTCCTTGAAAAGTATCACTTTGTATTGTACGTCTTTAATGGATTTTGGGCCGTCTTCTAATATTGTATAAGaagaataataaatccaacaatattggggggaaaaaataaaaccttaTTTGCATTAAAAGATAACTGGAACACGTGAAAAATGCAACCGGGAGTTTTCCTCATAACATTAGAAAAAGGAAATTTtgtcttctaaaaaaaaaaaaaaagtcatttagcTCAGAAAGTTTTCTGAATGTGAATCTGTAAAATACGACTTCtttcttgaaaaatataaaacggTGAGATTCTTGTTTATCTTTACCATTTTGTCCTTTCAAAATCCCAAAAGGGATTGTGACCGTTTCTCAACTTTtggaaaatataaaatgatttgTGACGATCCAACTTGATTCTCATGACATAACAAGCGCTTCTACTGAAGACTgtccttttgtgtgttttttttttcttccttccttcagtCCGGCCAGCACGGCCAACAAGAGCATCTCCGTCCCGGGACGCGAGCACACCCTGCAGCCCGACTGCAAGGGGGAGGGAACCAAGGCGGAACCCGGGCCCCCCGGAGGGATTTCTCTGGGCCGAACACCCAAACATCGACCCTCCATCGTTAGCTCAGGTAGAAAGCCCCCAAAACGGTCCAACTCAAAGACTCGGACCAGACCAAGACCAGACTCGGAGTGACAATATGCGCTCCCGGGCAGCATTCTGGTGCCACTGGAGACACGTCATGGAGGatcggctgactccaaagtcgaGTTGCGGTCATCCACAGCGGGAACGTGACGGCGTTTTTGTCCTTTGTTTACGGCCAGGTCTTCTGGAAGATGCCGAAAGTAACCCGTGTGCCCTCGGAGAACTTTTCCAATCGGGCCATTCTCGCAACTCCAGCTACGCCAGCCAGCACAGCAAGATCTCCGGTTGGTTTTCCTCCCCCGCTTTTTGCCGACCGCGGAAGcttgatcttatcttatcttatcttatcttatcttatcttatcttatcccttTCCGTGTCCCCGCAGGCTACAGCACGGAGCACTCTCGCTCCTCCAGCCTGTCGGACTTGACGCACCGCAGGAACACCTCCACCAGCAGCAGCGCCTCGGGGGGCCTGGGGGGCTTCGCCGCCGACGCCCCCGCGGATGGAGAAAGAGAAGCGGGACGCTCGGAGAGACCGCCCCGGCCCCCCAGGCCGCTTCTGCCCACCAACAGGCCCCCAAGGTGCACGCCTGCCTTCCATTTTTGGACCTTAATAGTGATAAACAAAATTGATTTTGGCCAAataggggggttggggggggcgttaAATCACAACCACGTGCTTGTTTTTATAACGATAATTTGTTGAGCTCAAATTTAGTTCACTTAAGGATGAATGTCGATACAAACTTGGCATCGTTTTATGTAACAGACTTGTCAGGGGCAATTGAGAGAAATATCTTCATGTTTCATTCAGAATTTTCTGAACAAAAAAAGcggaaatttaaaaacaaatacttgcATTGTAACTTGgaatcaagaaaacaaaaagtgtcaaTTTAGAACAGCTTTTGACTACGAATTTTTTTGCGGCGTGAATTTTGACTGAAAACCGGTGAGCAAATTTTAATTGTAATAAAATTCCAAGCACTGATTTACATGAACAAAAGCTAATTACATATTGAGAATaactttaatttaatttaataaaaattgtaaaatcTTGGGAGTGGGActctcacaaagaaaaaaaaaaaggtttgaagtGGAAGAACGTGTCCCAGGCTCCGTTCGGAGCTGCAAAGTCCCGTTTTTTGCGTGCGGCTTGCAGGAGGAAGCAGGACTCGGTGGAGAGTCAGCCGTCCTGGGTCAACGACACTCGCATGGACGCCGACGACATCGTGGAGAAGATCGTCCAGAGCCAAAACTTTGAGGGCGTCAGCAACACTGAAGGTGttcacaaaaacatcacgccgttgatgaaatattttcatgatGAAATCATAAAGACGCATTTACTTTATTGTAGTTTACCATTTATACTTATTGAAATTTGTATTATTGATGTACATCTCCACCTCTAGTTTGAAGCAATCTCACGGTGACCTTTaaccctttttatttttcttaaataattgtgaaatgaTACAGAACGATTGCATCACTTGAAACAACGCGTTGTCGTCTCAAAAAGACGCAGATGGTTATGCCTGGTATCTGTCGCCATGACGGCACCTTCTTTTGTGCTAAGCTAACAtgtagcatccccccccccacacagacAGCAACCTGCGCCTGTTCGTCAACCGAGACGGCAGCACCGCCCTCAGCGCCATCCGGCTGGGCAACGGGTAAGCGGGCTGCCATCCGATCTTGCTCCTGGCAAATTCACTGACGGGTCGCCGTGTCCCCCACAGGGTCTCGGCCGGCGGCTATGAGCCCGTAGTCATCGAGAGCCACTAGACGGGGAGgaatcatcacccccccccccaccatttttttttctctcttctgttCCCCCTCCTTTCCCCTCGCCGACTTCAGCTGGCCTGAAGCCGGCACGGTGAGAAAGACGCGTCAGTTTGCACTTTAGCCAGCGGTTGCCATCTTGTTTCAGAAACCGAGAATCCTCGCGGTGTCCTCGGGTTCGTCGCCACCGTCGAAATTGAGCCTCTGGCGGGAAACAAATGCTAAATGTTGTATCTGCGCAACTGGATCGAACATCAAtatcgtgaggccagcccgagCGTTTAATCGACTGGACGATTTAATCGGACGATATTGGCTCTGTTATCTGCAAACAGCTgctgacatcccccccccccccccccccatagttCAGTGATTTAAATTGCTTGGACATTGACGCATTACAACAAACCACGAAGGTAACACCATTCAAACATTgcccaggaaaacaaaaaagaacccctcaaaaaaatctgttctgaagttaaaataaatactcaaggACCAAGTATTGGAAAACAGTCACATTATATGCTCTGAATTCATATCTTTATTCTTACATATCAATATTGTTAGTCAGTTATCGCTGACTGTTAAATGACGTCATCCTGAAGCGCCGCTGCGGCTTCACTCATTGAGATAAACAATTGACGTCATCCTGAAGCGCCGCTGCGGCTTACTGCAGTCAGATATGTACGGTAGatgagaaaaatgtgaaaaggcgCTTTTCACACAGAACTCAGCAAAGTCCAAAGTGCCGCTGTAGCTTCACGTATTAGGATGACATCATGAGTTGTGTGTGAAATGCCCCTTTGCACGTTTTCAGCATTGCACTCAATGCATTCACTTGAGTTTACCTAACGCAGCTGTGCTGGCAACACGCGTTGAGATAACGTAGCCAGTGAGAACATTTACGGATCGGCTTAAGCTCGCCGAATCTTTTTTTCGTCCGTGCCTTCGGCACACGGGACAAACGACGAAACCGAGGAGGTTTCCTGTGGATCGGGGAACCCAAAGTGAGCCACTTTGCAGTTTTTGGAGCCCGTGACCGTTTCGCTTTCTGAGCCCGAAGCGTCTTCGTCTCCCGCGAGAACGCCAATGACGGCCAAGAGACACAAGGCatcccacccccagccccccctcGCCCTAGCGATTGTGAAAGTTGTTTTTTGATGATCTGAACCTCATCTGTGATCGCTctgctgccccctggtggagCAACCAGTGTCGACACCCAACATAGTTCACAAAAGAGCTTGAGAAACGGCAAAGAAATGTTTACAAACAGCTGGCTGCTTGGAACGTTtcctttgttttattcattttcttcatctttGGGAATTAGTTTTGAATGTATTCCACCATAACAGTGACAATTAGtactgtgttttttcttttaaaatggtcttttcagagtttttgtctaaaaacgcccaCTCATGGTTAGATTTAGGTCACGTTTCGGGGAATGAACcactaatttgttttgtttacatcaCCTATTATACTCTTTCTATTTTTAAgcaattatttatattttttgtcattttattctaTGATGGTTTTGTCCGGAGGATGGATGGTTATAAGCTATGCACACGACTCCCCTcccctctgcttttttttattttattttaatcttccaCTATTAGAAATTCTAACAAGTGTGTATTGTATCATAGCAAAACTAGTATTTACCTAAAGTTATAGAAATTGACCTTTGTAACACTTCTAAACAATAAAAATCTATATTATCATTTGTATggagtacagtatttatttgtatatgaAATCCTAGGTGCATTCATCATGTAGTCGCTTGGAAATGGATGATCTTCACCCTGGCTAGCAGTCAAGTCATGGGTAGAGAAACAAGCAACGATTTGCATCAAAGACAATTCCTCTTTACATAGTATGTGCCCTTCAAAATGTAAGTTTTGTTGAAGTTGTGCCTCCTCGGCGTCGCACAGTATTCCCCATCGCCTTTAGCccagggagagagaaaaaaatccccGAGCTGTGCTTGATTAAATGTCTGATTTGAAGAGATGTCTCGTACCCTCTGCAGTTTAGTAAATAAATAGTAAATgccgcagtaaaaaaaaaagatccacacCAGCAGGAAAAACGCTGTGGCGTGGAGTGGATCACGTGACTGTGGTTATTTCCTGCTGCATTAACTTGTGCTGCCTGGCAGCCACTCGCAGCTCCTTCGCGGCACTGTGCTCCCTCCTCCTCGGACTCGCTCacacgccccccgccccccctccaacccaAGGCCTCCGTCGAACTCCATACGGACTCACAAGTCATCCATatcctccccctttttttgttggactcactccgggggtaaaaaaaaaaaaagaacaagaagccCACCAGCGCTCATTATGGCGACAGCGGCGGTGTCTGCCCCGGTCGGTGGCCCCAACCCCGGCCCGGGGACCGAGCTGGTACGCGGGCAGGCGTTCGACGTCGGGCCTCGCTACAGCAACCTGTCGTACATCGGCGAGGGAGCCTACGGGATGGTGTGGTGAGTGAGGCCGCGCGCCGAGCACCCCGAAGCTGCCTTACATAAGCCAGGGAGCCGCCGTCACTGGAACACACCTCCAGTTTGCCAGTTAGCTTAGCCACACGGCTAATGGCTGTTTGCTTCGCTAGCTGCTAACGCGTCAAAAGCCGTCAAATTAAACCATTCCTTCCGCTAaatgacacacattttgttgtatttacatCGTTACACGGACATAGCGACAGCTCAGCGTGAACTTGTTTAAACCCAAACGTGTTTTATGGAGCCGAACTCTTCGAGTAATCTAACAGATTTCCATGTTGAGGAAAAAGTGATTTTGTCACCGCTGCTAGGTGTTTTTGTTAGTGCCGCAAATAATGTATTATAGCTTatcatttttgtattaaaaaacacATAGATTTAACAGGTCAATGTATTTGATCGGAGACCTGTCAGAAATGTTGGATGAGGGCTAAATGATTTTCACTCATAGCATTTCCAAGTCATCATGCAGTCATTACATTCACTGACGATATACGTCACACACGAACATCGAGTATCgacgttatttttttatttgtatgcgATTAGTTATCTGTACACTTAAATTAcgaattaaatgcatttttcattctaatatttatttacagtgtCCAGAAGTATGTCCGTGCCCATACCACTGGATCAGTCACTTATCAAAATGAGAGAACATTGGCATCTCTCCCCATTTTGATCATAAATCtatgttttgatttaatttttgagcaggattgcacaaacatattttttctgAGTAATCAAACAATCTTGTGATACATTTATACAaacagagggggggggagaggcaaaataataaatagccAAGTTGTCAATGCTGACTCTACCTTTGTCAACCAGGACCTCTTTGTGTGCTCCGCGAAGCAATGTTGTTAACAATATTGGCagttgtcatttgttttgaatttgctATCATTTATTCCGCACGCTGCTAggaagcaaaaaatattttttgtaaggAGGGAGACGTATATTTCATATATAaataaggtgtgtgtgtgtttgtgtgtctatgtataTATGTACGTATATTTAGACTATGTAAGCGTAGAGCTGTTAGATGCGCATTGCTGCTTGAAAGCACTCAAACgtatcaatgatgtcattgtaCTCCTCTCGGTCCCATTTTCAGCGAAACCCACATCACTCaactcctctttttttcttttcttttagcgTGAGGCCAGTCTGTCTTCAGATAAAATCCTTTGTCGAGCCCCTCACACTTTTATAAAGCAACTTCCGAGGAAGAATCCCGGACTCAAGCGTCGGTTAAATTGCTTTTGTAGTTTCTCGTAAAGCACGTTAGGTTTGTAGGTTGAAGGTTCACTTGGCCGTAGAAGCGTTATCGCGACGGACGCTTATCTTTACGAGCGCCGCACGTTAAATAGCCCCTCTGCGTGTCGCCGTGTGCTCTTCTGAATATGATGTAATatccttcactttttttttttcgtccacaCTTTGTCAAAGCCAACATTggcttgttttcaaaatgtattatgGCCGTTTGGGGAAGTTTGCATTGCTGTTGCGGAGGCATAAGGGCCGAACTGAAAatcgaccaaaaaaaatcagataaTGGATCAATGAgccaatttataaaaaaaaaaaaaaaaatctggtcccTTCATGCTTACAACAATAAGGTTTGAATTACAGGCCAaaaatttgactgttttacaatacttttagtatttatttaacTTTACAACAGGGATAAATCTGTAAAAACAGGCCGATGTATtcttctttagtttttttttttggggtggggggcaaatttttatttttactgggGGGAATGTTTGACTGTCATGATCTTCCCGTCCAATGTTTtactgtgattttaaaaaaacacgtttATTTAGATTCTTATTTTGATGTTACGCCGGTGACGCAATTTATTTTAACCACCTAAAAACGGTCGACTTGATGAAAACGCTCTGAAAAATCTTGACCATATTGTTCAAATTTGCCACTTTTCCACTATCTCGTTGGTATCGCGATGCGCCGTCTCGTTGTCCCTCACGATACATTGCCGACCGGATCAAGTATATTTATCGGCGCTGTCCAATGTGACACCCGACTTCTTTTTCATGGACAGAAAAGATTTTTGTTGCCAAGGTTCAGCTGGACAGACCAGAAGCACTCATGTCcaagccttttttgttgttgttgttgttttgttctttgaacACAAAGTCGCACAACAACGTTGTTGGCTTCATTCGGCCACATTGAAATCGTTTTGCTTTGAGGAAACTGCCCCCAGTCCCATTTGAGTCTTTCGTTGCCTTTCTTAAAGCTCAAGGCAAAGTGGAACTGTCGCCATTGTGGCCCTCATCTCCGTGGCAACCCCTCTACCCGTGACATCATTATAAgcatcccccccaccctgccCTCGCAGCCAATGGCAAAGAACGAGCCGCCGAGGAGGAGATGTCGTTTATGAGATTGCGCCCGGCAAGACCGCATAAAACAACCCGCATACGCTCTCATCTCCCTACTCGCCAATCATATCATATCAGTGATGAATACAATAGTCATTTTAACGTATCATGTTCCGGTTGAAGTAACCGATAACAGCCACAGATACTTAAagcgaaaataaaaaaatatctgaCATCACGACACTAGTTGGCGCTGTATTGAAACAGCTTGAcataggaaaacaaaaaaaggttgtaggtcaaattttttttttgtcattgtgtcaaaTGAAAATTTTATATATCAAAAGTATTCGAGGTATTGATACTTGGTAAGTACTCAAAGAGCAAATACTGATCCGGAAAgattaaagcaaaaataaaaaaatgtctggCATCACGACACTAGTTGGCGCTGTATTGAGACAGCTTGAcataggaaaacaaaaaaaggttgtaggtcaaattttttttttgtcattgtgtcaaaTGAAATTTTATATATCAAAAGTATTCGAGGTATTGATACTTGGTAAGTACTCAAAGAGCGAATACTGATCTGGAAAgattaaagcaaaaataaaacaatatctgACATCACGACACTATTTGGCGCTGTATTGAGACAGCTTGAcataggaaaacaaaaaaaggttgtcggtcaaattttttttttgtcattgtgtcaaaTGAAAATTTTATATATCAAAAGTATTCGAGGTATTGATACTTGGTAAGTGCTCAAAGAGCGAATACTGATCCGGAAAgattaaagcaaaaataaaacaatatctgACATCACAACACTAGTTGGCGCTGTATTGAGACAGCTTGAcataggaaaacaaaaaaaggttgtaggtcaaatttttttttgtcattgtgtcaaaTGAAATTTTATATATCCAAAGTATTCGCGGTATTGATACTTGGTAAGTACTCAAAGAGTGAATACTGATCCGGAAAGAAGTGTTCGCGAACATTGCTAGTTTGGATGATGGCAAAGTTGTACTTTTGTCAAACGGAAGCTCCCCAACGCACTTCGACATAGCTCGTCGGCACCAATAAGGCGGCCAAGCACTATTTGTGTCCTAATGAAACCTGTCAACTCACTTAAACATAGAGTAGTTCGTTGCGCTTGCACGACAGCTGCGGCGAGATGGCGGCAAATAACTGCTTTTGTTGATTTGAAGCTCCTCGGGTCACTcgaacatagttccttggcgtCAAGCTGTTGGCCTAGTGCTACTTTTGTATCAATTCAGCTCATCATCCGACTTCAAA
This sequence is a window from Hippocampus zosterae strain Florida chromosome 6, ASM2543408v3, whole genome shotgun sequence. Protein-coding genes within it:
- the LOC127602717 gene encoding protein FAM102A-like; translated protein: MAFFAKKKKFKFQTHLTLEELSAVPFVNGVLFCKVRLLDGDFVASSSREEVRENCVRWGKRFSFVSKMSANPHTGVLDPSVCRVSVRKELKGGKAYTKLGFADLNMAEFAGSGSTARCCLLEGYDTKNTRQDNSILKVIIGMTLLSGDPCFKTPASTANKSISVPGREHTLQPDCKGEGTKAEPGPPGGISLGRTPKHRPSIVSSGLLEDAESNPCALGELFQSGHSRNSSYASQHSKISGYSTEHSRSSSLSDLTHRRNTSTSSSASGGLGGFAADAPADGEREAGRSERPPRPPRPLLPTNRPPRRKQDSVESQPSWVNDTRMDADDIVEKIVQSQNFEGVSNTEDSNLRLFVNRDGSTALSAIRLGNGVSAGGYEPVVIESH